From the genome of Streptomyces sp. NBC_01341, one region includes:
- a CDS encoding methionine synthase, producing the protein MSEKSGFSASAATGIGSMPGGDARETARTVTGSFADGRGMPHLAELPARGPGADMTGRTIGMLVEMYGHVEPSGWRVSDRPGRDTRRARSWLGEDLDALEEFTQGYEGLLKVQAVGPWTLAAGLELRGGEAMLGDPGACRDLAGSLAEGLRSHLAEVRRRIPGAEVVLQLDEPSLTAVLQGRVRSASGYRTYRAVDRQVVEGALRDLLAVNGASPTVVHSCAPEVPFALLRRAGAGAVSFDFALLTEREEEVIGEAVEGGTQLFLGVVPGLDGASTALSDPGGSVKEVRTLWSRLGLNPGTLSESVVITPSCGLAGASPAYARAALAHCARAAKSLADNPE; encoded by the coding sequence GTGAGCGAGAAGAGCGGGTTCAGCGCGAGTGCAGCCACCGGGATCGGGTCCATGCCGGGGGGAGACGCCCGGGAGACGGCCAGGACCGTCACCGGGTCCTTCGCCGACGGCCGGGGCATGCCCCACCTCGCGGAGCTGCCCGCAAGGGGCCCCGGGGCCGACATGACCGGCCGGACCATCGGCATGCTCGTCGAGATGTACGGCCACGTCGAGCCGAGCGGCTGGCGCGTCAGCGACCGGCCCGGCCGCGACACCCGGCGCGCCCGGTCCTGGCTGGGGGAGGACCTCGACGCCCTGGAGGAGTTCACCCAGGGGTACGAAGGGCTGCTCAAGGTCCAGGCCGTGGGCCCCTGGACCCTGGCGGCGGGGCTCGAACTGCGGGGCGGAGAGGCCATGCTCGGCGACCCTGGGGCCTGCCGTGACCTGGCCGGCTCCCTCGCCGAGGGACTGCGCTCCCACCTTGCCGAGGTGCGGCGCAGGATTCCCGGCGCCGAGGTCGTGCTCCAGCTCGACGAGCCCTCCCTGACCGCCGTACTGCAGGGGCGGGTGAGGTCCGCGAGTGGCTACCGCACCTACCGTGCGGTGGACCGGCAGGTCGTCGAGGGAGCGCTGCGTGACCTGCTCGCCGTCAACGGCGCGTCGCCCACAGTGGTGCACTCGTGCGCCCCCGAGGTGCCGTTCGCGCTGCTGCGCAGGGCCGGAGCGGGGGCTGTCTCCTTCGACTTCGCGCTGCTCACCGAGCGTGAGGAGGAAGTGATCGGGGAAGCCGTCGAGGGCGGTACCCAGCTCTTCCTCGGCGTGGTTCCCGGTCTCGACGGCGCCTCGACCGCATTGTCGGACCCTGGCGGTAGCGTCAAGGAGGTCAGGACGTTGTGGAGCAGGCTGGGGCTGAATCCGGGGACTCTCAGCGAGTCCGTCGTGATCACTCCGTCCTGCGGGCTCGCGGGGGCGTCGCCCGCGTACGCGCGCGCCGCGCTCGCCCACTGCGCCCGGGCCGCGAAGTCGCTCGCAGACAACCCTGAGTAA
- the ligA gene encoding NAD-dependent DNA ligase LigA: protein MAGEEQAQQLTGVPAGVREQHALLAEQIDDHRFRYYVKDQPVVSDAEFDRLMRSLEAIEGEHPELRTPDSPTQKVAGPYTTEFTSVEHRERLLSLDNAFDDAELAAWAERVAKDVGRGGYHFLCELKVDGLAVNLTYEHGRLTRAATRGDGRTGEDITPNVRTIAEIPHRLEGDRIPALVEIRGEVFFPMEAFEGLNARLVEAGDKPFANPRNAAAGSLRQKDPKVTATRPLHMVVHGIGAREGFDIDRLSQAYDLLREWGLPTARHNKVVETLDEAREFITYFGENRQSVEHEIDGVVIKLDEIPLQGRLGSTSRAPRWAIAWKYAPQEVNTKLVNIRVGVGRTGRVTPYAQVEPVEVAGSEVEFATLHNQNVVKAKGVLIGDTVVLRKAGDVIPEILGPVVDLRDGSEREFVMPSECPECGTALRPMKEGDIDLRCPNARSCPAQLRERLAYLAGRKCLDIDHFGYVAAAALTRPLEPADPPLLDEGDLFGLTVEQLLPIRAYVLDADSGLPKRDPKTGEEKIATVFANQQGEPKKNALGMLEGIAAAKEAPLARILTGLSIRHVGPVAAVELARQFRSVDRIDEASEEELAAADGVGPIIAASVKQWFAEDWHREILRKWREAGVRMEDEGAGADEGPRPLEGLTVVVTGTLATHTRDGAKDALQSLGAKVTGSVSKKTSFVVVGDNPGSKYDRAMQLKVPVLDEDGFAVLLGQGPDAAREAAVPAEA, encoded by the coding sequence ATGGCCGGCGAAGAGCAGGCACAGCAGCTGACCGGTGTGCCGGCGGGGGTGCGGGAGCAGCACGCACTCCTCGCCGAGCAGATCGATGACCACCGCTTCCGGTATTACGTGAAGGACCAGCCGGTCGTCAGCGACGCCGAGTTCGACCGGCTGATGCGCTCGCTGGAGGCCATCGAGGGCGAGCACCCGGAGCTGCGCACCCCGGACTCGCCGACCCAGAAGGTCGCGGGCCCCTACACCACGGAATTCACCTCCGTCGAGCACCGGGAGCGCCTGCTCTCCCTGGACAACGCCTTCGACGACGCGGAGCTCGCGGCCTGGGCCGAGCGCGTGGCCAAGGACGTCGGCAGGGGCGGCTACCACTTCCTGTGCGAGCTCAAGGTGGACGGCCTCGCCGTCAACCTCACCTACGAGCACGGCAGGCTGACCCGCGCGGCGACCCGCGGCGACGGCCGCACCGGCGAGGACATCACCCCCAACGTCCGTACGATCGCCGAGATCCCGCACCGCCTCGAAGGCGACCGGATCCCCGCACTCGTCGAGATCCGCGGCGAGGTCTTCTTCCCCATGGAGGCCTTCGAAGGGCTCAACGCCCGGCTCGTCGAGGCCGGCGACAAGCCCTTCGCCAACCCGCGGAACGCGGCGGCCGGCTCGCTCAGGCAGAAGGACCCCAAGGTCACCGCCACCCGCCCGCTGCACATGGTGGTGCACGGCATCGGCGCCCGTGAGGGCTTCGACATCGACCGGCTCTCCCAGGCGTACGACCTGCTGAGGGAGTGGGGCCTGCCCACCGCCCGGCACAACAAGGTCGTCGAAACCCTGGACGAGGCGAGGGAGTTCATCACCTACTTCGGGGAGAACCGCCAGTCCGTCGAGCACGAGATCGACGGCGTCGTCATCAAGCTCGACGAGATCCCGCTCCAGGGCAGGCTCGGCTCCACCTCCCGCGCGCCGCGCTGGGCCATCGCCTGGAAGTACGCCCCGCAGGAGGTCAACACCAAGCTGGTCAACATCCGCGTCGGCGTGGGGCGCACCGGCAGGGTCACGCCCTACGCCCAGGTGGAGCCCGTTGAGGTGGCGGGGTCCGAGGTGGAGTTCGCCACCCTCCACAACCAGAACGTCGTGAAGGCCAAGGGCGTCCTCATCGGAGACACGGTGGTGCTCCGCAAGGCAGGCGACGTCATCCCCGAGATCCTGGGCCCGGTCGTCGACCTCCGTGACGGCAGCGAGCGGGAGTTCGTCATGCCGTCCGAGTGCCCCGAGTGCGGCACGGCACTGCGCCCGATGAAGGAGGGCGACATCGACCTCCGCTGCCCCAACGCCCGCTCATGTCCCGCTCAGTTGAGGGAGCGGCTGGCCTATCTGGCGGGCCGCAAGTGCCTGGACATCGACCACTTCGGTTACGTCGCCGCGGCGGCCCTGACCAGGCCGCTCGAGCCCGCCGATCCGCCGCTGCTGGACGAGGGCGACCTCTTCGGCCTGACGGTGGAACAGCTGCTGCCGATCCGGGCCTACGTCCTGGACGCGGACAGCGGCCTGCCCAAGCGCGACCCGAAGACGGGCGAGGAGAAGATCGCCACCGTCTTCGCCAACCAGCAGGGCGAGCCGAAGAAGAACGCCCTCGGCATGCTGGAGGGCATCGCCGCCGCCAAGGAGGCACCGCTCGCGCGGATCCTGACCGGGCTCTCGATCCGCCACGTGGGCCCGGTGGCCGCCGTGGAACTGGCCCGCCAGTTCCGCTCCGTCGACCGGATCGACGAGGCGTCCGAGGAGGAGCTGGCCGCGGCCGACGGGGTCGGGCCCATCATCGCCGCATCGGTCAAGCAGTGGTTCGCCGAGGACTGGCACCGCGAGATCCTGCGCAAGTGGCGTGAGGCCGGGGTCCGGATGGAGGACGAGGGAGCGGGCGCCGACGAGGGCCCCCGGCCCCTGGAGGGTCTCACCGTCGTCGTCACCGGCACGCTCGCGACGCACACCCGGGACGGGGCGAAGGACGCGCTCCAGAGCCTGGGCGCCAAGGTCACCGGCTCCGTGTCGAAGAAGACCTCCTTCGTCGTGGTGGGCGACAACCCCGGGTCGAAGTACGACAGGGCGATGCAGCTCAAGGTGCCCGTCCTCGACGAGGACGGCTTCGCCGTGCTCCTCGGCCAGGGGCCGGATGCGGCCAGGGAGGCCGCTGTTCCGGCCGAAGCGTGA
- a CDS encoding putative bifunctional diguanylate cyclase/phosphodiesterase has product MERTESAAAVSRLQGFVGLTSRAGTVVVAVAALQLATGFYRTVQDGRALFPDGTAGWSLALLTGIIVGHLVALGRDRWWGGTGSGAALTLAVLLLYGWVPAGLVSLVVVVLVGTARRHRWWQGLLHGAVDILGVGAAALVLSAFGEAPTVETPWRPLDWGIAALPEVLLAAGTYLLVTRALLWYARASRTGGLPTVARTALLRQGLVAVALIGIAPLICVVASATPVLLPLFAVPLIALDSTLWIARARAEEQLRDPLTGLPNRQWLLERTWTALEEARSTCTRSALVLIDLDRFRAVNDTLGHLAGDRLLLQIAERLRLALPRGAEAARLGGDEFAVLLPTADSTTSAQRIARHLVAALSSPLDLDGLTLVLEASAGVAVHPDHALDAEGLLRRADVAMYQAKRDRTGVEVYESKRDSNTPDRLGLLGDLRRALDAREVELHYQPKVRFDGQVAGLEALVRWVHPERGRVPPDEFIAIAESSGLMPHLTEYVLETALAQVARWRAQGLFVPVAVNVSPRDVHTPGFAGSVAARLARHGVPAGSLQLEITEHVLLEDPQRAADTLAALTGHGVKMSLDDFGTGYSSLVHLRKLPVSELKIDRSFVARLAVDHEDAEIVRCTIDLAHSLGLIVVAEGVEDDETWERLRDLHCDAVQGWLVAAAMPPQETTAWLRARGEHGWRRPSELEAAATVVPELEPRSAGRALNPGPATA; this is encoded by the coding sequence ATGGAACGGACCGAGAGCGCCGCAGCGGTGTCGCGGCTGCAAGGTTTCGTGGGCCTCACGTCACGAGCGGGCACGGTGGTCGTCGCGGTCGCGGCGCTCCAGCTCGCCACCGGGTTCTACCGGACGGTCCAGGACGGGCGCGCCCTGTTTCCCGACGGCACGGCGGGCTGGTCGCTCGCCCTGCTCACCGGGATCATCGTGGGACATCTGGTCGCCCTCGGGCGCGACCGGTGGTGGGGCGGTACCGGTTCCGGTGCCGCCCTCACGCTTGCGGTCCTCCTGCTCTACGGATGGGTGCCCGCCGGGCTGGTCAGCCTTGTCGTCGTGGTCCTCGTCGGCACGGCCAGGCGCCATCGCTGGTGGCAGGGGCTGCTGCACGGCGCGGTGGACATACTCGGTGTCGGGGCCGCGGCGCTCGTCCTGTCGGCGTTCGGCGAGGCCCCCACGGTGGAGACGCCCTGGCGGCCACTCGACTGGGGCATCGCCGCCTTACCGGAGGTGCTGCTCGCCGCGGGCACGTACCTGCTCGTCACCCGCGCCCTCCTGTGGTACGCCCGGGCCTCCCGCACCGGCGGGCTGCCGACGGTCGCCCGCACCGCACTGCTGCGCCAGGGGCTCGTCGCGGTGGCCCTGATCGGCATCGCCCCCCTGATCTGCGTGGTGGCCTCGGCCACGCCGGTGCTGCTCCCGCTCTTCGCCGTACCGCTGATCGCCCTGGACTCCACGCTGTGGATCGCCCGGGCGCGGGCGGAGGAGCAGCTCCGTGACCCGCTGACGGGTCTGCCCAACCGGCAGTGGCTGCTGGAGCGGACGTGGACGGCGCTGGAGGAGGCCCGGAGCACCTGCACCAGGTCCGCGCTCGTCCTGATCGACCTCGACCGCTTCCGGGCGGTCAACGACACCCTCGGGCACCTCGCGGGGGACCGGCTCCTGCTCCAGATCGCGGAGCGGCTGCGGCTCGCCCTGCCGCGGGGTGCGGAAGCCGCGCGGCTCGGCGGCGACGAGTTCGCCGTACTGCTGCCGACGGCGGACTCGACCACCAGCGCCCAGCGCATCGCACGCCACCTCGTGGCCGCGCTCTCCTCGCCGCTGGACCTCGACGGACTGACCCTGGTGCTCGAGGCGAGCGCCGGGGTCGCCGTCCACCCCGACCACGCACTCGACGCCGAGGGCCTGCTGAGACGGGCGGACGTCGCCATGTACCAGGCCAAGCGGGACCGTACGGGCGTCGAGGTCTACGAGTCGAAGCGGGACAGCAACACCCCGGACCGGCTGGGCCTGCTGGGCGACCTGCGCCGCGCCCTGGACGCCCGGGAGGTGGAACTCCACTACCAGCCGAAGGTCCGCTTCGACGGCCAGGTGGCCGGCCTCGAGGCGCTCGTACGCTGGGTGCACCCGGAGCGCGGCCGGGTTCCCCCGGACGAGTTCATCGCGATCGCGGAGTCCTCCGGGCTCATGCCGCACCTCACGGAATACGTCCTGGAGACGGCGCTGGCCCAGGTGGCCCGGTGGCGCGCTCAGGGCCTCTTCGTGCCCGTGGCGGTCAACGTCTCGCCCCGTGACGTCCACACCCCCGGCTTCGCTGGCAGCGTGGCCGCCCGGCTCGCCCGGCACGGCGTGCCGGCGGGGTCCCTGCAGCTGGAGATCACGGAACACGTCCTGCTGGAGGACCCGCAGCGGGCCGCCGACACCCTGGCCGCACTGACCGGGCACGGAGTGAAGATGTCGCTGGACGACTTCGGCACCGGCTACTCGTCCCTCGTCCACCTGCGGAAGCTGCCGGTCAGCGAGCTCAAGATCGACCGGTCGTTCGTGGCGCGGCTGGCCGTGGACCACGAGGACGCCGAGATCGTCCGCTGCACCATCGACCTCGCCCATTCGCTCGGGCTGATCGTCGTCGCCGAGGGCGTGGAGGACGACGAGACCTGGGAGCGGCTGAGGGACCTGCACTGCGACGCCGTGCAGGGGTGGCTCGTCGCTGCGGCGATGCCGCCGCAGGAGACGACGGCCTGGCTGAGGGCGCGGGGCGAGCACGGATGGCGGCGGCCGTCGGAGCTGGAGGCCGCGGCGACGGTGGTGCCCGAGCTGGAACCCAGGTCCGCGGGGCGCGCGCTCAACCCCGGCCCGGCGACCGCCTGA